The Streptomyces kanamyceticus DNA segment CTACGTGGTCAAGCCCGTGACCGCGCCCGTCCTCGAAGCCCGGATCCGGGCGGCACTGCGGCGGGCCGAGCCGGTGCGGCGGCGGCCCGACGAGGACACGCACGCCGGGCTCTTCATCGACCGCGCGGGCCTCACCGTCACCAAACACGGCACGCCGCTGCCCCTGCCGCCCACCGAACTCCGCGTACTGCTCGAACTCTCCGCCTCCCCCGGCCAGGTCTTCAGCCGCGAACAGCTGCTCCGCTCGGTCTGGGAACACGACTTCCTCGGCGACTCCCGCCTGGTCGACGCGGCGGTGGGCCGCCTCCGCGCCAAGATCGAGGACGTCCCTGCGAGACCGGTGTACGTACAGACCGTGCGGGGCTTCGGGTACCGGTTCGGGCCGGTGTAGGGGCATGGGCGAGACGCACAGGGGATGGCGGCGCCGGGGCGGGCTCCGGGCCCGGCTCGTCGTCGCGTTCGTGCTGGTCGCGCTGGTCAGCGCCGTGACCGCCACCGGGCTCGCCTACCGCGAGTCCCGCACCGCCGTCCTGGAGCGCAAGCAGGACGCCGTGCGCACCGACTTCAAGAACCGCGTCGACCAGGCCGCGGCCGACCTCTCCGTGCCGCCCGACGAGGTCTCCCTCACCCGGTTCGCGGGCAGCGTCGCCGACGGGCTCGGGGACTCCGTCGTCGTCGCCGAGTACCGCTCGCTGAAGGGCTCGTCCGACGCCTCCGCCGACCGGTCGCTGATCTCGTCCTCGCTCCGTGAGGCCGTACGGAAGCGGAACCGCATGAGCCTGCAGCGGATCGACCGGGACGGCAGCCCCTACCTGGCCGTCGGTACGCCCGTCACCTTCGAGTCCGGGCCGCCGTCCGGCCTCGACGTCTTCGCCGTCACCTCGTTGCGGGCCG contains these protein-coding regions:
- a CDS encoding response regulator transcription factor; this encodes MPHVLLIEDDASVRDGMELVLRRHGYAVDTAATGEEALALLASPAGPGVELAVLDLMLPGIDGFEVCRRIRATGSTIPVVMLTARGDDSDIVRGLESGADDYVVKPVTAPVLEARIRAALRRAEPVRRRPDEDTHAGLFIDRAGLTVTKHGTPLPLPPTELRVLLELSASPGQVFSREQLLRSVWEHDFLGDSRLVDAAVGRLRAKIEDVPARPVYVQTVRGFGYRFGPV